tcagcctcctgagtagctgagattacaggcgtgcaccaccatacttggctaatttttgtattttttagtagagatgggggggggggtttcaccatgttggtcaggctgttctcgaacttctgacctcatgatctgcctgccttggcctcccaaagtgctgggattacaggcgtgagccaccgccctggccacacctggctaatttttgtatttttagtagagatggggtttcaccgtgttgtccaggatggtctcaaactcttgacctcagatgatccacccgcctcggcctcccaaagtgctgggattataagcatgagccaccacgcccagcctggagaCTCCTTTGTGTTCCCCAGTCTCCACCAACCGGTAAGTACATAGTGGTGATGTCGCCGTGGAGCCCATGCACAGTATTCCCCTGGGGGCTGCACTCAGTGCTAGTGCTGGGGCCTATAACCCACTCTCTGGGGAGCCCCGCGGGGTGGTCTATGAGCTTTGCTGCCAGCAGGACCTGCGAACGCGCAGGTGCAGTCCCTCCTTCCCCCTGCAGTCTGAGAGATGCCATCAAGCACCGTGCCTCTCTCCTTATCCAAAGCTGAGGCCTCTGGACTTAAATTTCAGGCCCCCAATTCAGACCCAACCTCTGGACCTTGAATTTTATCCACCATTCTCCTTACCCTCCCCAGTGGGGAGATGGCTTTGATGATGCATCCttgtttccttcttccctcccatccctatctccttctcttccctctccccactcctctcTTACacctatttttcaaaaattaaagaaaatgttttttaaaccgAAGTCCAAGAAGCATTGATCCCTCATGCATTTTTGcctcccctgcccccatcctTCCCCATGCCTCTCACCCTCCTCTGTGTCTCCCACTTTCCCGTTTTTCCTCACCCCTCTCCCAACTCTTCTCAACTCTTCTTTCCCCTTGATTCTGgatcccttctttcctcctcacCTTCCTCAAATCCCCTTACCCTTTCCTGTGCTTGGGTGCTGGCTACAAGCTGCTGTGCATGGCACTGGGTCTGGCTGATGCCTACATGCTCTCAGAAGGCTGCACCTTTGCTTGAGACGTCTGTGGTCCCCATGCTGTGTCGCTGGGCCTAGTTGGAGGCGTAGTGGAGCTGGAGGGCAACCTGGCTTTGCTTGGCGTGGAGGGGCCAGGGTCCCCGCCGCAGTGCACCTATCCCCAGCTGGTACCAGACAACCAAGGGGCAGCAGCCTGGGCTGGCTGGGATGGCTTGGTGGCATATCTGGATGTCAGGCACTTGGAGCAGGTGCTGGAGGATCTGAAGGATGTGAAGGGCCAGGTCTGAGATCAACCACTTCCCACTAAGAGGCCCCTCTATCCTTCGGCCCAGCAAACACATGGGGCTCTGTGTCAACTTTCAAGGCTGGAGAAGTGGGCcattctttgtgtgtatgtgtgtagttaaatatatgtaacataaaattcagGGACATTGAGTACAtacacattgttgtgcaaccatcagcaccatccatctccacaacattttcatctttctttctttttctttgagacagagtcttgctctgttgcccaggctggagtgcagtggcacaatattggctctactaaaagtacaaaattacccaggcatgatggcgcatgcctgtaatcccagctactcaggagggtgaggcaggagaatctcttgaaaccgggaggcggaggttgtggtgagtcgagattgtgccactgcactctagcctgggcaacaagagcaaaactccatctcgaaaacaaaacaaaacaaaacaaaaaaaactagatgtttatggttaaggaaacaataataataatagaaaaagataatATCGATtcttacaaaatatagtaattaagaaaattaggccgggcgcggtggctcaagcctgtaatcccagcactttgggaggccgaggcgggcgaatcacaaggtcaggagatcgagaccacagtgaaaccccgtctctattaaaaatacaaaaaattagccgggcgcggtggcgggcgcctgtagtcccagctactcaggaggctgaggcaggagaatggcctgaacctgggaggcggagcctgcagtgagccgagattgcgttactgcactccagcctgggcgacagagcaagactccgcctcaaaaaaaaaaaaaaaaaaaaagaaaattaatcgtttatcacaaacccttgtagcagagcatATCTCCCCACGTATACAAACATTGTACCTAGGTTGAATGTGTTCCTCCTCTtactgttttttgagacggagtttcgccgggcatggtggttcacgcctgtaatcccagcactttggaaggccaaggggggctgatcatgaggtcaagagattgagaccatcttggccaatatggtgaaaccccatctctactaaaaatataaaaattagctgggcgtggtggcacgcgcctgtagtctcagctccttgggaggctgaggcaggaaaatcacttaaacccggcgggtggaggttgcagtgagccaagatcgcgccactgcactccactctggtgatagagcaagactccgtctcaaaaaaaaagacagacggagtttcactcttgttgcccaggctggagtgcagtaacatgatctctgctcactgcaacctctgcctcctgggttgaagcgattcttctgcctcagcctcctgagtagctgggactacaggcacacaccactatgcccagctactttttgtatttttagtagagacagggtttcaccatgttggccaggctggtctcgaactcctgacctcaggtgatccacccgtctaggcctcccaaagtgctgggattacaggcatggtgagccaccgcacctggcccctcctcttaCTTTTGGGAACATCCTACTCTATGGAGCAGCTGttctttcaccactttactttcttaataaacttgcttatACCTTGCACTgcgactcaccctgaattctttctttttttttttttttttgagaaggagtctcactctgtcacccaggctggagtgcagtggccagatctcagctcactgcaaactccgcctcccgggtttacgccattctcctgcctcagccttccgtctgaattctttcttgcatgagatccaagaaccctctcttgtgGTCTGGatggggacccctttcctgtGGCAAATGCATTGGCTTCCAACTCCACACAGGCTTGTTCTCTGGGTTTCCCTggccttctcctttcttctcctgttGCTTTACCAAGTTGCTGCCACCACTCTGCACTTGCTAGTTTGCTTTCAGCCCCTTCCCCTGGTGTTCCTCTAGGAGGGTCCCATTCTCCTGGCCTTCACCTCAGCTCTCCCTCTGCTCACCTGGATGTCTCTACTTCCTCCCCTTACTCTGGGGCCCCAGCACATGCTCCTGACACTGCTCCAGAGAAAGCATCCCATCCAATGGCCTTCTCTTGTTTCTTACCCAGGTTGCCCTCTTTACACTATTTGGCAGAGTTCCCTCTTCCtgtcttactttttatttttttgaggcagagtcttgctttgttgcccagggtagggtgcagtggtgggtgtgatcacggctcacttcaacctccacctcctgggctcaagcgatcctcccacttcagcctctagagtagctgggactacaggtgcttgccaccaagcccagcattttttttttttttttggtagagatggagtttcaccatgttgcccaggctggtctcaaactcctgagctcaagcgatctgcctgcgttggcctctcaaagtgctgggattacaggtgtgagccacagtgcccaggccTCCTATCAAAGTTCTCTTTtctccgccgggcgcggtggctcacacctataaccccagcgctttgggaggcccaggcgggtggatcacttgaggtcaggaattcgagaccagcctggccaacatggtgaaaccctgtctctactaaaaatacaaaaattggccaggcgtggtggtgtgtgcctgtaatcccagctacttgggaggcttgaggcaggagaatcgcttgaacccaggagatggaggttgcagtgagctgagatagtgccactgtactccagcctgggcaacagagactctgtctcaaaaaaaaaaaaaagttgtcttttCTCTTGACCCCCtagaatgaggggaaaaaaacaaaggctTTGGAACTCCCCCAGatatctgggttcaaatcctaagACTGCCTTTCACTGGGTTAGATCAAtgtgtcagaggcgtttgaaccagagtgactccattttgagcAGGGCTAGAAAAAGGAGGCTGGGACTTGCTGGGATGCATTCTCAGAATGTTAGGCATTTTTAGCTTCTAGATGTTTATGGTTAAggaaacaaattaataataataactaaaaaaagataatattgatTTTTACAAAACATAGTAATTAAGataattaatcctttatcacaaacccttgtagcaaAACACATCTCTCCATATATACAAGCATTATACCTACAGTGAATgtgttcctcctcttacttttttttttttgagacagagttttgttggGCAcagaggcttatgcctgtaatcccagcactttggaaggacaaCGGggcggtggatcatgaggtcaagagatcgagaccatcctggccaatatggtgaaaccccatctctactaaaaatacaaaaattagctgggcgtggtggcgcgtgcctgtagtcccagttactcgggaggctgaggcaggagaatcaattgaacacaggaggtagagcttactgtgagccaagatcaatcgcaccactgcactccaccctggtgacagagcaagactccgtctcaaaaaaaaagacagactggagtttcactcttgtcacccagcctggagtacagtaacatgatctctgctcactgcaacctctgcctcctgggttgaagcgattcttctgcctcagcctcctgaatagctgggactacaggcacacaccactatgcccagctactttttgtgtttttagtagagacgggatttcaccatgttggccaggctggtctcgaactcctgacctcaggtgatccactcgcctaggcctcccaaagtgctgggattacaggcgtggggagccactgcacctggcccctcctctttACTTTCAGGAACAtcctactctgtctatggagcagCTGTTCCTTCACCACTActtttttaataaacttgcttATACTTTGCACTgagacttgccctgaattctttcttgaatgagatccaagaacccccTCTTGTGGTCTGGatggggacccctttcctgtagcAAATGCATTAGCTGatatgagaataaagaaaaaaaaaagaggaaaaactagaGTAACTTCTCCACATAATCATATTATATGACCGTTTTGTTAACCATGATAACaagttaacaaaataattttctcatgtCTAATTCTCAGTCCATATTCGTATGTCCCAAAATGTCTTTCACAGCTGGTTTGTTCAACCATTCAATGAAGGACGAAACATTGCAGTTGGTTGTTATGTATCTAAAGTCTCTCAATCTTGATCTTCAGACCACCTTCAACCCATCTCACCACATCCTTCCCAAGTCCTTTGAACCAGTCAAACCCAACCGccatgtactttaaaaaatgcccCTTTTTTCCACAGTCAACTGTTTCTCTGTCCCTGGAGCTCTCCCCTTTATTCTCCAAGGTCACCTTGAGCACATCCACCTGCTCCGTGAAATccattctcctctccctttccctccctctgaACTTAACCAGCTGCCACCGCAGGCTTCTGCCTTTCTTCAGTGTGGCCAGAACTTGGTTCTGCCTGCTGGCAGAGGACAGGGCCGCTGTCTTCCTCTCCTTGCAGCCCCCGAGCCTAGCATATGCCTGGCATCTAGTGGCAGCACAATAAGGAACCTGATGAATACTCCTTTCTTCAGCTCTCCACTCCTCCTCCACAGCCTGCCCGCCATGGTCAGGAAGAGCAAGGTCCGGAATGGGCTTGGTGTGTCCCACGGGAAGGCCGTGATCCTGGAAGATGCTTCTTAGCCCAGCCCGGATCTCCTTCCTTTTGCTCTCGagacttctttccttctttgtgtacacacatacaccaagACTCAGGAAGTGGTTCTTGAGGCAGGACCCTAAGAGCCCAAGGAGTGGGTCCGAGGCTGGAGGTGTGGGGGTGTGACGACCGGTCCCACTCTCTGGCCTGTTCAGATCAGCTCCTTCTGGACACCACCCCTGGCACACAAGGGAGGGAGGCAGCTTGACCCCCTAGCCCGCTTCCAGCCTGGCTTTGTCTTCTGGGATAAGACGAGGAAATCCAGAGGATGTAAGCCTCTCCTACCTTCGTGTCTTCCCCCAAACCCTCGCTATCACAGACGATGCAGGAGCTGTCCCGGAGCTGGGAGCGCAGACCTTGTCAATCCTCCCCCAGAGGGCGGGACCCGACGAGGACGTGTATTGATTGACTGGGTAGCGTGGCTTCGGGGAAGGGCTTCCTCCCCTTTTCTCAGACTAGGAACCCTGGAAAATGGAGAAGCTGTGCTAATAGAGTGGGGCCAGAAATTCCCACTCTAGAATGCTCTAGAATGTTGGGAGACACCCAGGATGTGAGGCCAGGGACTTTCTGGAACTGTTGGTTCTGGCCCCACCCGACCCCAGGCAGTCCCCAGCTGTCGGCACAGTCGTATGGGGAGGGGGCTTGCACAAAGTTGGAGCCAGAGGACAGAGCTGGGCTACTGGAGAAGGATGGGGAAACCTCTCTCAGACCACCTTGTCACCCGGCCTCAGCTCTCCGCCCCGGCGCTCAGAGGATAACTCTCACCCACCTCGTCCGCTTCTCTTAACCAGAGTAACCCAGGCTGCGCTCCGCCCTGCTCTCCTACCCCGAGCTGGCACGGAGGCGGGGCGCCAGAGGGGGGCCCCAGGCGCCCCGAGGTCTTGCCCTTGCGGCTCTCCGTTTGCGGGGGTGGGCGCCTTCTTCCGGGTAGGGGCCACGTGGCCCTGGCCGGGCGGGGGGCTCGGCCCACCCTGCGCCGGGCCCAGTGACTCAGGCCGCAGCTGTTCCCGCGTCACATGAGGGAGGCCGGCGGCCACTGGGCGGGGGAGGGGACCGTGGCTGGAGCCCGGGGCGGGGCCGCGCGGCAGGCGGGGCGGGAGCTGGGGGGCGCAGCTAGAGAGCCCCGGAGCCGCGGCGGGAGAGGAGCGCGCAGCCTTGGGGAGCCCAGGTGAGGCCGCGGGGCCCCGGCGGACTTCGGCGCGGGCTGGGAGAGACCACCGGCGGTCCCTTCCTCCAGGGCTCGCCCCAGGCCCGCGGAGACTCGCCCGGCGCTCTCCAGCCGCCCTCGAACAACTTTGATTCGAACTTCCCTGGGCCTGGGCAGGGTGTGGCGGGGGTGCCGGccgcacttttttttttggtgggcgGAAGGTCAGAGCCCAGGGGAAAGCGACTGGGGCAGGGGTCGGGGTAGGGCTGAAGACCGTTTCTCCCGGCTGGGTGTTGGGTGGGGAGAGGGTGTTTGACGCCCGGAGACTGAAGGGCCGAGGGTCGGCGTCAGGCTCGAGCCCCTGCCGACGCCCTCGGATCTATCCTGCGCCCCAGAGGCGGCGGGGCGGGGTCCGGGCTTCTTGGCCGTCGCCCCCACCCCTCTCCTGCGGGTAGAGAGGGGGCTGGGAGACGTGGTTCCGACCGCGGGTTTCCGGGTGGGAGGGGCCGGGAATCGGGGCCGTGTAGGGAAGCCCTCGAGGGCCGGCCGGGAGCCCGGAAACCGAGGTCCCCCTTCGGCCAGTTTTAATCCCCCCGCCCTCGTCTCTGCCCCAGGCCCGGCAGCCATGGCGGTGGAAGGAGGAATGAAATGTGTGAAGTTCTTGCTCTACGTCCTCCTGCTGGCCTTTTGCGTGAGTGGCGAGGGGTCCTGGGGGGCGCGCCGGCAGGGTGCGGGGAGACCTGGCTCCACAGTGGTGAGGGCTGAGGGAATAAGAATTAAGGCAGCTGGAGACCAGATGTGGAAAGAAAGCCAGGGAAAGACAGCGCGGCCACTCCCTCCTCCAGTTTTCCTGGACACCTGAGGCTTGTTTCCACCGAGAATGGCCATCCTGGGTGTGCAGCAACCCCTACCCCCATCCCTCCTGCCTGGCCCTTCCTGTCTGGTGACCCAACCACTTGTGATATGGGGCAGTGGGGCAACCAGCCAACCGCCTGATGCTATCGCCATGAGGCTTCCCTTcgctctcccttctcccctctcttcctccccacccccctcATCCCTCTCCAGTCCCTCTCCCCCTTTCCGTCCTCCCAGCGCTTGGGGGTGAGGAAGGGCTCTGCCCACGTCAATTTGCTCCTGCCCTGGGCTCCTGGCTTGAGAGGCTACTGTTTGTCTAGGGAGGGGCACATCACTCTTGcccccttttcctcttctcttctcctggcTTAACTGGCCAGAGGAACCTTAGTCACAGCTGATGCGCGTGGGGTGTGCACTGGAGGATAGTGAGGGAACAGTTCTGGGAGAGAATTGAACTGGGAGTCCTGGAGGCCCTTAGAAAGCATTATTCTAGGTCAGAAATACGTGCCTTGGGGTCAAGGCTTTCTGGGAGGTCTTTGAATTTGGTCACTTCCCTGATTGAAGAGCTGGGAGGGTATCaagggaggtgggggcaggcaaGGATGGGTCATCCCCCTTCCCTACAGCCAAAGAAGTTCCCTGGAGGTGTGAGAATCTCTCCTCCGGATGGGGTCACGTCTGTGTCCTAGGTGTACCCCTTGCCCTCCACCATGGAGGACCACTGTGTGGTGGATCAGGCCTAATGCTCACCTGCTTTCCTCTTAGGCCTGTGCAGTGGGACTGATTGCTGTGGGTGTCGGGGCACAGCTTGTCCTGAGTCAGACCATAATCCAGGGGGCTACCCCTGGCTCTCTGTTGCCTGTGGTCATCATCGCAGTGGGTGTCTTCCTCTTCCTCGTGGCCTTTGTGGGCTGCTGCGGGGCCTGCAAGGAGAACTATTGTCTTATGATCACGGTGAGTGGGAGGCAGGACCAACATAGGTGGTCTGGGACTGCCAGAGCAACTTGGTTGGGGCTCAGGAAGGTGGGTGAGGTGAGGTGGGTGGGTAAGGAAGACCTTTATGAGTGTCCAGGGACCGGCTATGCCAGGACGGGCCCCTGTAATGCATAGACTCCAAACCTGACTCCTGTCCTTTGCTCCTGCAGTTTGCCATCTTTCTGTCTCTTATCATGTTGGTGGAGGTGGCTGCAGCCATTGCTGGCTATGTGTTTAGAGATAAGGTAAGCAGGGAATAACGGGAagggcctgcctcagcctggtcTGGGACCCAGGTGCTTGAATTCTGACGGCAGCAGTGCTCCTCCGTACCCTCAGGTGATGTCAGAGTTTAATAACAACTTCCGGCAGCAGATGGAGAATTACCCGAAAAACAACCACACTGCTTCGATCCTGGACAGGATGCAGGCAGATGTGAGTGGGGTTGCTGGGAGCAGGGGTGATGGGAATAGAGAATTCTCATCtccaaggctgggtgtggtggctcacacctgtaatctcagcacttttggaggccgaggtgggcagatcacgtgaagtcagaagtttgagactagcctggccaacatggtgaaaccctgtctctactaaaaatacaaaaattagccaggtgtggtggtgagtgcctgtaatcccagctgctcaggagggtgaggcaggagaatcgcttgaacctaggaggcagaggttgcagtgagctgagatcaagccatcacactccagtctgggcaacagagcaagtctgtctcaaaaaaaaaaaaaaaagaattctcatcTCCATATTGATGGTGAAGGTTCACTTAACACCCTTCTTCTCCATATTTCTTCCCTCCCCCAGTTTAAGTGCTGTGGGGCTGCTAACtacacagattgggagaaaatccCTTCCATGTCGAAGAACCGAGTCCCTGACTCCTGCTGCATTAATGTCACTGTGGGCTGTGGGATTAATTTCAACGAGAAGGCGATCCATAAGGAGGTAGGGAGGAAACTGTGTATGGGACTTGGGAAACCTGGGAAATGTTTTAGAAGGCAAGAGACCCAGGATGGAGGTGGACAGCgtcagggatggggaggggatCTGGAAATGGTAAGGGTGGGGTGAAAGGTACCGGGGCAGGGAAGAGACTGATGGACCAGGGGAGGGGATTGGGGTGGGAAGTTTCTGATGGTGCTTTTATCCTTTGTGCCTGCCACCCTTCAGGGCTGTGTGGAGAAGATTGGCGGCTGGCTGAGGAAAAACGTGCTGGTGGTGGCTGCAGCAGCTCTTGGAATTGCTTTTGTTGAGGTAAGAGATAACCCTGAGAGAGGGCTGGGACTCAATTTAGGGTGCCTGGAGGATAGGGGCCGAGGGGAGGAGGGTGCTGAGCAGGAGGTACTGACCTGGGAGTGTGTGTTTGGAGTCTCTTGCATGGGTCTCGGGTAGCTGGCCCTTCTGACTCCtctccatccccatccccatcttTCCTTCTAGGTTTTGGGAATTGTCTTtgcctgctgccttgtgaagagtATCAGAAG
The Rhinopithecus roxellana isolate Shanxi Qingling chromosome 10, ASM756505v1, whole genome shotgun sequence DNA segment above includes these coding regions:
- the CD63 gene encoding CD63 antigen; this translates as MAVEGGMKCVKFLLYVLLLAFCACAVGLIAVGVGAQLVLSQTIIQGATPGSLLPVVIIAVGVFLFLVAFVGCCGACKENYCLMITFAIFLSLIMLVEVAAAIAGYVFRDKVMSEFNNNFRQQMENYPKNNHTASILDRMQADFKCCGAANYTDWEKIPSMSKNRVPDSCCINVTVGCGINFNEKAIHKEGCVEKIGGWLRKNVLVVAAAALGIAFVEVLGIVFACCLVKSIRSGYEVM